The following are encoded in a window of Telmatobacter sp. DSM 110680 genomic DNA:
- a CDS encoding DinB family protein, with protein sequence MAHNLQDTVALLERTPGALDELLRGLPETWTHHNEGGETFTVVDVVGHLIYADRVDWMPRAHMILEHGENKPFDPFDRRGHVEECRGKSLPRLLDEFRRVRAGCLDDLRALNLQPEQLELRGRHPSLGAVTLSNLLATWAAHDLTHLHQISRIMAHQYRDEVGPFGAFLGVLKCNGHGG encoded by the coding sequence ATGGCACACAATCTGCAAGACACCGTGGCTCTGCTTGAGCGCACGCCGGGCGCACTGGATGAGTTGTTGCGAGGACTTCCGGAGACGTGGACTCATCACAATGAAGGCGGCGAAACCTTCACGGTCGTCGATGTCGTCGGCCATCTCATCTACGCCGATCGCGTCGATTGGATGCCGCGTGCGCACATGATCCTTGAACATGGCGAAAACAAACCCTTTGATCCATTCGATCGCCGTGGGCATGTCGAAGAGTGCCGTGGCAAAAGTCTTCCTCGGCTTCTCGATGAGTTTCGGCGCGTTCGCGCGGGCTGCCTCGATGATCTGCGCGCCCTCAATCTACAGCCAGAGCAGCTTGAACTTCGAGGCCGCCATCCATCGCTCGGTGCCGTTACGCTTTCGAATCTGCTGGCTACTTGGGCTGCGCACGACCTGACCCACCTCCACCAGATCTCGCGCATCATGGCGCACCAATACCGGGATGAGGTCGGTCCCTTCGGAGCCTTTCTAGGCGTGTTGAAATGCAATGGGCACGGGGGATGA
- the frr gene encoding ribosome recycling factor, protein MASFMDGNPALKGLSGDLKRRMDAAVATFQASLASTRTGRASAHMLDQIKVDYYGTMTPINQMAQVGAPEPQSILIQPWDPSIIKEIEKAIQASDLGFNPISDGKVIRVPVPPMTEERRRDVVKHLNKVLEEHRTAIRNVRRDGNDALKKLAKEKKISEDDEKRALEEVQKMTDEEIRRMEELSRKKEAEVMQV, encoded by the coding sequence ATGGCATCGTTTATGGATGGTAATCCAGCACTTAAGGGACTCTCGGGCGACCTGAAGCGGCGCATGGATGCGGCCGTCGCAACCTTCCAGGCCAGCCTGGCTTCCACGCGCACCGGACGCGCCAGCGCGCACATGCTTGACCAGATCAAGGTGGACTATTACGGCACCATGACGCCCATCAACCAGATGGCCCAGGTCGGTGCCCCCGAACCGCAGAGCATTCTCATTCAGCCCTGGGATCCCTCGATCATCAAAGAGATCGAGAAGGCTATCCAGGCTTCCGATCTCGGGTTTAATCCCATCTCCGACGGCAAGGTGATTCGCGTACCCGTTCCGCCCATGACCGAAGAGCGCCGTCGTGATGTGGTCAAGCATCTCAACAAGGTTCTCGAAGAGCACCGCACCGCGATCCGCAATGTACGCCGGGATGGCAACGACGCATTGAAGAAGCTTGCGAAGGAAAAAAAGATCAGCGAAGACGATGAGAAGCGCGCCCTCGAAGAGGTCCAGAAGATGACCGACGAAGAGATTCGCCGCATGGAAGAACTCTCGCGCAAGAAGGAAGCTGAAGTCATGCAGGTCTGA
- a CDS encoding Gfo/Idh/MocA family oxidoreductase: MSTDRRGFLKQASLMGSIGMLSGSPAARAFTASGDFSYVSEETLPVQAEEAPVHHIKFAVCGMSHDHIYGMVGAIQRGGGELVAAWGGEKDKLAAFTKRFPNVKMVQTQDEILNDPSIQLVLSSQVASERAPLGVRAMKLGKDFLSDKPGITTLEQLAEVRKTIAETKRIYAIMYSERLEVKAAVYAGTLVQQGAIGKVIQTINIAPHQIFQHGGVAGGGTGRPDWFWKPELYGGILCDIGSHQVDQFLFYTGSTQAEVVESQIANIRHPDHPDFQDFGDMVLRGNRGLGYVRLDWFTPDGLGTWGDGRLFILGTDGYIEIRKYTDVAVKPQGNNLFIVDSKQARYIDCNNIPLPFGPQFVADVVNRTHTAQDQVQCLLAAELVIKAQLAAKRVTLEA; the protein is encoded by the coding sequence ATGTCGACTGACCGGCGTGGTTTTCTGAAACAAGCAAGCCTCATGGGTTCGATTGGTATGCTGTCCGGCAGTCCCGCTGCGCGGGCTTTCACAGCTAGCGGTGACTTCTCATACGTGAGCGAGGAAACGTTGCCCGTTCAGGCCGAGGAAGCTCCTGTACACCACATCAAATTTGCCGTCTGCGGGATGAGCCACGATCACATCTACGGCATGGTGGGCGCCATACAGCGCGGCGGCGGCGAACTGGTGGCGGCATGGGGCGGAGAAAAAGACAAACTCGCCGCCTTCACCAAGCGCTTCCCCAACGTGAAGATGGTCCAAACGCAGGACGAGATTCTGAATGATCCGTCCATCCAGCTTGTCCTCAGCTCGCAGGTCGCCAGTGAACGCGCACCACTCGGCGTGCGGGCTATGAAGCTTGGCAAGGACTTTCTCTCTGACAAGCCCGGCATAACAACGCTTGAACAGCTTGCCGAAGTACGCAAGACGATAGCTGAAACCAAACGCATCTACGCCATCATGTACAGCGAGCGGCTTGAAGTGAAAGCCGCGGTTTACGCGGGAACGCTAGTACAGCAGGGAGCCATCGGCAAGGTGATCCAGACCATCAACATTGCCCCTCACCAGATTTTCCAACATGGCGGCGTGGCTGGCGGCGGAACAGGCAGGCCCGACTGGTTCTGGAAGCCTGAACTCTACGGAGGAATTCTCTGCGATATCGGTTCGCACCAGGTAGATCAATTCCTCTTCTACACGGGATCAACCCAGGCTGAAGTGGTGGAATCGCAGATCGCCAACATCCGCCATCCTGACCATCCTGACTTCCAAGACTTCGGCGACATGGTGCTGCGCGGAAATCGCGGACTCGGTTATGTGCGCTTGGACTGGTTTACCCCAGATGGCCTCGGCACATGGGGCGATGGCCGTCTCTTCATCCTTGGGACGGATGGCTACATCGAAATCCGCAAATACACCGACGTCGCAGTCAAACCGCAGGGCAATAATCTGTTCATTGTCGACAGCAAGCAGGCCCGCTACATCGACTGCAACAACATACCGTTGCCGTTTGGCCCACAGTTCGTGGCGGATGTCGTCAACCGCACGCATACCGCCCAAGACCAGGTGCAATGCCTGCTCGCTGCGGAGCTCGTCATCAAGGCACAACTCGCCGCAAAACGGGTAACGCTCGAAGCATAG
- the lipA gene encoding lipoyl synthase encodes MEEMELVQIQLTRKTPAPKPEWLKARAPVGENYHDLKRLARSLGLHTVCESAHCPNIGECWHHKTATFMMLGNLCTRRCGFCAVPKGRPEPIDMDEPRRVAEAVAILGLEHAVITSVNRDDDLVGGARIFAMVIDEIRKQAPGCRVEVLIPDFQGNPEAIGIVVNAKPEVMNHNTETVPRLYRVVRSGARYERSLELLRYSKELNPVGVTKSGVMVGLGEETHELIEVFRDLADVGCDILTIGQYLRPSRDHLPMARLYTPREFAELKIEALKMGFRHVESGPLVRSSYHAHEQAASTGLIALQPSA; translated from the coding sequence ATGGAAGAGATGGAACTGGTGCAGATTCAGCTCACGCGCAAGACGCCCGCTCCCAAGCCGGAGTGGCTCAAGGCTCGCGCCCCTGTGGGCGAAAACTACCACGACCTGAAGCGTCTTGCTCGTTCGCTTGGCCTGCACACCGTGTGCGAAAGCGCGCATTGCCCCAACATCGGCGAATGCTGGCATCACAAGACCGCCACCTTCATGATGCTGGGCAACCTGTGCACCCGCCGCTGCGGATTCTGCGCGGTCCCCAAGGGCCGCCCTGAGCCGATCGATATGGATGAACCACGCCGCGTAGCCGAGGCCGTGGCAATTCTGGGCCTCGAACACGCCGTCATCACCAGCGTGAATCGCGACGATGATCTTGTCGGCGGCGCCCGCATCTTCGCCATGGTCATTGACGAGATTAGAAAGCAAGCGCCCGGCTGCCGCGTCGAGGTGCTGATTCCGGACTTCCAGGGCAACCCCGAAGCCATCGGTATCGTCGTCAACGCCAAGCCTGAAGTCATGAACCACAACACCGAGACCGTCCCGCGACTCTATCGCGTTGTCCGTTCAGGCGCGCGTTATGAACGTTCCCTTGAACTTCTGCGTTATTCCAAAGAGTTGAATCCGGTGGGCGTCACGAAGTCTGGGGTCATGGTCGGCCTGGGCGAAGAGACACACGAACTCATCGAGGTCTTTCGCGATCTGGCTGACGTCGGCTGCGATATCCTCACCATCGGGCAATACCTGCGGCCATCTCGCGATCATTTGCCCATGGCGCGCTTGTACACGCCGAGAGAATTCGCCGAGTTGAAGATCGAAGCTCTCAAGATGGGCTTCCGCCACGTCGAGTCGGGTCCGCTGGTTCGTTCCAGCTATCACGCGCACGAGCAGGCAGCGTCGACCGGCTTGATTGCATTGCAGCCTTCGGCTTGA
- a CDS encoding S9 family peptidase: protein MSLSKLNLAASVFLILSTTLAAHAADAPKKRDINLDDLAKLQRVGGPIVSPDGEWVVYSVSQVDTKEDKSQSHLWMVKWDGSVHLQLTYGKEGASAPKFSPDGHYISFMSSRPGTTKGDQVWVMDRRGGEAEQLTNITDQNIQGYAWSPDSKKLLLSLHPKAEPDPEEGKPPAPPKPIVIDRYHFKQDIQGYLRNDAYNALYLWDLTTKKAEKLTNSKSVNENGAEWSPDGNWVAFESNADPDADRSNNSDVFVVEAKAGSTPKKLTTWTGPDGGRLAWSPDSKSIAYTQGAKLQLLEYSQNKPAVVTLDGKVSYPAAKFDRGVSQPFFSADGHLRYLVADDRNQYPAEVELSGDGVKRELAQPGAVMGWDQEGGHTAVLYTNDSSPAEIYALENGALRKLTTHNDALMAELNLVPTEDLEAKDKEGLEVHGLLTRPADFKSGTPVPMILFIHGGPNGQDEHSFDFMRQWLATKGYAELNVNYRGSSGRGQDYAKAIAADWGHYEVEDLLACVDKAIAMGVADPNRLAVTGWSYGGILTDYTVASTDRFKAGISGAGVAAPMSFYGVDQYILQYDNELGPPWKNLQLYIKMSYPFLEIDKRVHTPMLFMGGTSDMNVPLLGGEQMYEALKSLGRPTELVVYPGQFHGFTRPSFIKDRYERWLGWWDKYLKPANPAPTAATPNKQAE, encoded by the coding sequence ATGTCCCTAAGCAAATTGAACCTTGCCGCCTCTGTCTTTCTGATCCTTTCCACAACTCTTGCAGCACACGCAGCCGATGCACCGAAGAAGCGCGATATCAACCTTGACGATCTTGCAAAACTGCAGCGCGTTGGTGGCCCGATTGTCTCGCCAGACGGCGAGTGGGTGGTCTATTCGGTCAGCCAGGTCGACACTAAGGAAGACAAATCGCAATCGCACTTGTGGATGGTGAAGTGGGACGGGTCAGTCCATCTGCAGTTGACCTACGGCAAGGAGGGCGCGTCGGCACCGAAGTTCAGCCCTGACGGCCACTACATCAGTTTCATGTCGTCGCGTCCGGGAACCACCAAGGGCGACCAAGTGTGGGTGATGGACCGGCGCGGAGGCGAAGCCGAGCAGCTCACAAATATTACCGACCAGAACATCCAGGGATACGCATGGTCTCCGGATTCGAAGAAGCTACTGCTCTCCCTGCATCCCAAGGCCGAGCCTGATCCGGAAGAGGGCAAGCCTCCCGCGCCGCCCAAGCCGATTGTGATCGATCGCTACCACTTCAAGCAGGACATCCAGGGATACTTACGCAACGATGCGTACAACGCGCTGTACCTCTGGGATCTGACGACCAAAAAAGCGGAAAAGCTGACCAACAGCAAGAGCGTGAATGAGAACGGCGCGGAGTGGTCACCAGATGGAAATTGGGTTGCGTTTGAAAGCAACGCCGATCCTGATGCTGACCGCAGCAACAACTCCGACGTGTTTGTGGTCGAGGCAAAAGCAGGATCGACACCGAAAAAGCTGACGACGTGGACCGGCCCTGATGGCGGCCGCCTGGCGTGGTCGCCGGATTCGAAGTCGATCGCGTACACGCAGGGCGCGAAGCTGCAGTTGTTGGAGTACTCGCAGAACAAGCCCGCTGTGGTGACGCTGGATGGCAAAGTCAGCTATCCGGCGGCGAAGTTCGATCGTGGCGTGAGCCAGCCATTTTTTTCAGCGGATGGGCATCTGCGCTACCTCGTTGCGGACGATCGCAATCAATATCCCGCTGAGGTGGAGTTATCGGGTGACGGCGTCAAGCGCGAACTTGCGCAGCCGGGTGCGGTGATGGGGTGGGATCAGGAAGGCGGGCACACGGCTGTTCTGTACACCAACGACAGCTCGCCTGCTGAGATTTACGCGCTCGAGAACGGCGCACTACGCAAGCTGACGACGCACAACGATGCGCTGATGGCGGAGTTGAACCTGGTTCCCACGGAGGACCTTGAAGCGAAGGACAAGGAGGGCCTGGAGGTTCATGGGCTGCTAACTCGGCCGGCAGACTTCAAGTCGGGAACGCCGGTGCCGATGATCCTCTTCATTCATGGCGGCCCCAATGGTCAAGACGAGCACAGCTTCGACTTCATGCGCCAGTGGCTGGCCACCAAAGGCTACGCCGAACTGAACGTGAACTATCGCGGCAGTTCAGGCCGCGGACAGGACTACGCGAAAGCCATCGCCGCCGACTGGGGCCACTACGAGGTCGAAGATCTGCTGGCCTGCGTGGACAAGGCAATCGCGATGGGCGTAGCCGATCCGAATCGGCTGGCGGTGACGGGATGGAGCTACGGGGGCATCCTGACCGACTACACCGTCGCCAGCACCGATCGCTTCAAAGCAGGGATCAGCGGGGCGGGGGTGGCCGCGCCGATGTCTTTCTACGGCGTCGACCAGTACATCCTGCAATACGACAACGAACTGGGGCCGCCGTGGAAGAATCTGCAGCTCTACATCAAGATGAGCTACCCGTTCCTCGAGATCGACAAACGCGTGCATACCCCGATGCTCTTCATGGGAGGCACTTCCGACATGAATGTGCCATTGCTGGGAGGCGAGCAGATGTATGAAGCGCTTAAGTCGCTCGGCCGACCGACTGAACTCGTCGTCTACCCCGGCCAGTTCCACGGATTTACACGGCCAAGTTTCATCAAGGATCGCTACGAGCGCTGGCTGGGCTGGTGGGATAAATATCTGAAACCGGCTAATCCGGCTCCGACCGCCGCAACTCCCAACAAGCAGGCGGAATAA
- a CDS encoding cytochrome c, with amino-acid sequence MHTRICSCALALFSGISTLSLMAGCKSLPPSKPESEWTPEEARGAAVFHQACAKCHYPTTTHGLHGPGLQAITKVQSMPSGAPPTDERLTAVILHGHGTMPGTALDDQQLHDLLAYMHTL; translated from the coding sequence ATGCACACCCGTATTTGCAGTTGCGCACTTGCATTGTTCTCTGGCATATCCACGCTATCGCTGATGGCCGGATGCAAATCGCTGCCCCCATCGAAACCTGAGTCGGAGTGGACACCCGAAGAAGCACGGGGCGCGGCAGTGTTTCACCAGGCCTGCGCGAAGTGCCACTATCCGACCACCACCCACGGTCTGCATGGGCCAGGTCTACAAGCCATCACAAAGGTCCAGTCCATGCCCTCTGGGGCGCCACCTACGGATGAGCGACTGACCGCGGTGATCCTGCACGGTCACGGAACCATGCCTGGCACCGCGCTCGATGACCAGCAGTTGCACGACCTGCTGGCTTATATGCACACCCTATGA
- a CDS encoding HlyD family efflux transporter periplasmic adaptor subunit yields MKRRLIIVGVIATVVIAAIWLVFAWQAHLARFDYSGTVETREIQIGSKIGGRVVAVPVEEGQIVKAGSTLVLFECDELKAQRAQAAASLEQAQADLDKMQRGNRPEEIVQAEATARAQQAALESARNGPRRQEIDQAQADYSAASADAKNAEIFFERMQKLVATDTISRQQFDDAREKRDSAAQRAESARQHLALLQAGTRVEDLHAAEARFNQADAAAVLARKGFRKEDINAARGRLAEAQGRVAELDARLREAELTAPSDAVVEVVSVRPGDLVPAGRIVITLLEASQLWVKVYVPETDLAHVRVGQHATVRVDSFGNHAFEGHVGQIASQAEFLPRNVQTKSDREHEVFGVKIYVDNAQQILKSGMSATVRLE; encoded by the coding sequence ATGAAGCGCCGTCTCATCATCGTTGGAGTGATCGCGACTGTGGTCATTGCTGCCATCTGGCTGGTGTTTGCATGGCAGGCCCATCTTGCGCGCTTCGACTATTCCGGCACGGTGGAAACGCGCGAGATCCAGATCGGATCGAAGATCGGCGGCCGCGTCGTTGCGGTTCCAGTCGAAGAAGGCCAGATAGTCAAGGCCGGATCCACGCTTGTCCTCTTCGAATGCGATGAGTTGAAAGCCCAGCGCGCGCAGGCCGCGGCATCACTTGAGCAGGCGCAGGCCGATCTCGACAAGATGCAGCGCGGCAATCGTCCTGAGGAAATTGTCCAGGCAGAAGCGACAGCGCGTGCGCAGCAAGCCGCGCTGGAATCGGCGCGAAATGGCCCTCGTCGCCAGGAGATCGACCAGGCGCAAGCTGACTACTCTGCCGCCTCCGCGGATGCAAAGAACGCCGAGATCTTCTTTGAGCGTATGCAGAAGCTAGTCGCGACCGACACCATCTCGCGCCAGCAATTTGACGACGCCCGGGAAAAGCGAGATTCCGCTGCGCAGCGCGCCGAATCCGCGCGTCAACACCTCGCACTTTTGCAGGCCGGGACACGCGTTGAAGATCTCCACGCCGCTGAAGCCAGATTCAACCAGGCAGATGCCGCCGCGGTTCTCGCCCGCAAAGGCTTCCGAAAAGAGGATATCAATGCGGCACGCGGAAGGCTCGCCGAAGCGCAGGGCCGCGTTGCGGAGCTCGATGCACGCCTTCGCGAGGCGGAACTGACCGCGCCGTCTGACGCGGTCGTCGAAGTGGTCAGCGTGCGCCCCGGCGACCTTGTCCCCGCGGGCCGCATCGTGATCACCCTGCTTGAGGCTTCGCAGCTCTGGGTCAAGGTCTATGTGCCCGAAACCGATCTCGCCCACGTGCGAGTTGGCCAGCATGCAACTGTCCGCGTCGATAGCTTCGGCAATCACGCATTCGAAGGACATGTTGGCCAGATCGCATCGCAAGCGGAATTCCTCCCTCGCAACGTGCAGACCAAAAGCGATCGCGAACACGAAGTCTTTGGCGTAAAGATCTACGTCGACAATGCGCAGCAGATTCTCAAGTCGGGAATGTCGGCGACGGTGCGCCTCGAATGA
- a CDS encoding ABC transporter ATP-binding protein gives MTAVITADHLTIRFGSFTAVNDVSFEVGKGELFGFLGPNGSGKTTIIKALCGLLQPTEGTGRILGMDIRKDAAEIRRHVGYMSQKFGLYEDLTVAENMNFYAGVYGLSADRAAERTRELQVLTGIEPYMNRRAGQLSGGWKQRLALACSIIHSPEVVFLDEPTAGIDPVARRALWDLLFQLSGQGVTFFVTTHYMDEAERCGRVGYIYMSKLIAIGTVAELQKLPDANPTGTSRIQITAPNPSALLDSVRHLAGVREATIFGRSIHALAEDDHLADLRAQLPQAKIEIIEPSLEDVFVTLTYRIMESQR, from the coding sequence ATGACGGCCGTAATTACAGCCGACCATCTCACCATTCGCTTCGGCTCGTTCACTGCGGTCAACGACGTTAGCTTCGAAGTGGGCAAAGGCGAGCTCTTTGGCTTCCTCGGCCCTAACGGTTCGGGCAAGACCACCATCATCAAGGCGCTTTGCGGATTGTTGCAACCTACAGAGGGCACCGGACGCATCCTCGGCATGGATATTCGCAAGGATGCCGCTGAAATCCGCCGCCACGTCGGTTACATGTCGCAGAAGTTCGGCCTGTACGAAGACCTCACTGTTGCCGAGAACATGAATTTCTATGCCGGGGTTTATGGTCTCTCCGCCGATCGAGCCGCCGAGCGCACGCGGGAACTGCAGGTTCTTACCGGCATTGAGCCATATATGAACCGCCGCGCAGGCCAGCTTTCCGGCGGATGGAAGCAGCGCCTGGCGCTCGCCTGCTCCATCATCCACTCTCCCGAGGTGGTCTTCCTTGATGAGCCGACAGCCGGTATCGATCCCGTCGCCCGCCGCGCTTTGTGGGACTTGCTCTTTCAACTTTCCGGGCAGGGCGTGACCTTTTTTGTTACGACGCATTACATGGATGAGGCCGAGCGCTGCGGCCGCGTCGGCTACATCTACATGTCCAAGCTCATCGCTATCGGGACGGTCGCTGAATTGCAGAAACTTCCCGATGCTAACCCCACGGGTACATCGCGCATTCAGATCACCGCACCCAATCCTTCCGCGCTGCTCGACAGTGTGCGTCACCTGGCCGGTGTTCGGGAGGCCACCATCTTCGGACGCTCCATTCATGCGCTTGCCGAAGATGATCATCTCGCCGATCTTCGCGCGCAACTTCCCCAAGCGAAGATTGAGATTATCGAGCCCTCGCTCGAAGATGTCTTCGTAACCCTCACCTACCGCATCATGGAGTCGCAGCGATGA
- a CDS encoding ABC transporter permease has protein sequence MRALFHGLVPVCRKEFLHIIRDPGTLFFALLIPMLQLFLFGFAVDTNIRQVSTVVLDESHTQESRRLLESFAGSDVFNLKIYAGSQDEMYEAIRAGKARVGIRIPYDYARRLQDGTTATVLVLVDGSDSSVAGQAMSTSTGVALKESLVRVMPNGTMPIEVRPSVLYNPATRSANFFVPGLIAILLQVMAILMIALSLVRERERGTLEQLTMTPVAPLGLMVGKMIPYGALTFSEMCAILFVMRVIFQVPIHGSVLLLLALSIPFLLTVLGIGLIISTRAHTQAEAFQLSMGTILPSVFLSGYIFLIENMPLFFQGISRLIPATYYIQILRGIILRGAGISELWIPATVLTMMGCTSTLLAARLFVKQSGH, from the coding sequence ATGAGGGCCCTCTTCCACGGTCTTGTTCCTGTCTGCCGGAAAGAGTTCCTGCACATCATCCGCGATCCGGGCACTCTGTTCTTCGCTCTTCTCATTCCTATGCTGCAACTGTTTCTGTTCGGATTTGCGGTAGATACGAATATCCGCCAGGTTTCCACGGTTGTCCTCGATGAGTCGCACACGCAGGAGAGCCGCCGTCTTCTTGAGAGCTTCGCCGGATCCGACGTCTTCAATCTGAAGATCTACGCCGGCTCGCAGGACGAGATGTATGAAGCGATCCGCGCCGGAAAAGCACGCGTAGGCATTCGCATTCCCTACGACTATGCGCGCCGCCTGCAGGACGGCACTACCGCCACGGTCCTCGTACTTGTCGACGGCTCCGACTCGAGCGTTGCCGGCCAGGCAATGAGCACATCCACCGGCGTTGCGTTGAAGGAGTCGCTTGTCCGTGTTATGCCGAATGGCACAATGCCCATCGAAGTGCGGCCGTCGGTGCTGTATAACCCGGCCACGCGCTCGGCGAATTTCTTTGTGCCCGGCTTGATCGCGATCCTGTTGCAGGTAATGGCGATTTTGATGATCGCGCTAAGCCTCGTCCGCGAACGCGAACGCGGGACGCTGGAACAGTTGACCATGACGCCGGTGGCCCCACTCGGGCTGATGGTGGGCAAGATGATTCCTTACGGCGCGCTCACCTTCTCGGAAATGTGCGCCATTCTCTTCGTCATGCGCGTCATCTTTCAGGTGCCGATTCACGGCAGCGTGCTCCTGCTCCTGGCTCTCTCTATCCCGTTCCTGCTCACGGTGCTGGGCATCGGCCTCATCATCTCCACACGCGCACACACGCAGGCTGAGGCTTTTCAGCTGTCGATGGGAACAATTCTGCCGTCTGTGTTTCTTTCCGGCTACATCTTTCTCATTGAAAACATGCCGCTGTTTTTTCAGGGGATCAGCCGCCTGATTCCGGCGACCTATTACATCCAGATCCTGCGCGGCATCATTTTGCGCGGCGCAGGTATCAGCGAACTGTGGATTCCGGCCACAGTCCTTACGATGATGGGCTGTACCAGCACACTGCTGGCGGCTAGACTCTTCGTAAAACAGAGCGGCCACTAG
- a CDS encoding DUF1080 domain-containing protein gives MDTHYSKLIALTALTFAVTVAYAQQDTLAKPKPEDTEIWQPVPKVVTPAAECNAPPSDAVVLFDGKNVDEWVNVKDQQPALWDVHDGVMTVNKAGGNIETRRKFKNYQLHVEYKIPASITGSGQGRGNSGVFLASTGPGDDGYELQVLDGYNNATYVNGMVGSIYKQSIPLANASRKPGEWQTYDVAWTAPTFNDDGSVKTPAFVTVFLNGVLVQNHFELKGQTLYIGKPFYKKYDTAPIKLQAHGDKSEPMSFRNIWVRELP, from the coding sequence ATGGATACTCACTACTCGAAGCTCATCGCCCTTACCGCCCTCACGTTCGCTGTCACTGTTGCGTATGCTCAGCAGGACACGCTGGCCAAGCCCAAGCCGGAAGATACCGAGATCTGGCAGCCCGTGCCGAAGGTGGTTACGCCTGCCGCCGAATGCAATGCGCCGCCATCCGACGCGGTTGTCCTCTTCGACGGGAAGAACGTCGACGAGTGGGTCAATGTGAAAGATCAGCAGCCCGCGCTTTGGGATGTGCACGATGGCGTGATGACCGTCAACAAAGCCGGTGGCAACATTGAGACCAGGCGCAAATTCAAGAACTATCAACTTCACGTGGAGTACAAGATTCCGGCCAGCATCACCGGCAGCGGTCAGGGTCGGGGCAACAGTGGCGTGTTTCTCGCCTCGACAGGCCCGGGGGATGACGGATATGAGTTGCAGGTGCTGGACGGATACAACAACGCGACCTACGTCAACGGCATGGTGGGGAGCATTTACAAACAGTCGATTCCGCTCGCGAATGCCAGCCGCAAACCGGGGGAGTGGCAGACGTACGACGTGGCCTGGACGGCGCCGACATTCAACGACGACGGCTCCGTGAAGACGCCGGCCTTTGTCACCGTGTTCCTCAATGGCGTACTGGTGCAGAATCACTTTGAGCTGAAGGGACAGACGCTCTATATTGGCAAGCCGTTTTACAAGAAGTACGATACGGCGCCGATCAAGCTGCAGGCGCATGGCGACAAGAGCGAACCAATGAGCTTCAGGAACATCTGGGTGCGCGAGCTTCCCTAG